From a single Bacillus sp. NEB1478 genomic region:
- the speE gene encoding spermidine synthase: MSIWFTEKQTENFGITMNIKKTYVSEQTEFQKLDMVETAEFGNMLILDGMVMTTQKDEFVYHEMVAHVPLFTHPNPKNVLVVGGGDGGVIREVLKHPSVEKAVLVEIDGKVIEYSKKYLPEIAGELENPRVDVKVDDGFMHIATSENMYDVIMVDSTEPVGPAAKLFEKGFYEGISKALKEDGIFVAQTDNPWFTPELISQVFKDVSEIFPITRLYTANIPTYPSGLWTFTIGSKKHDPLEVPAERFHDIETKYWTPQLHTAAFALPKFVSDLLK, encoded by the coding sequence ATGAGTATTTGGTTTACTGAAAAACAAACAGAGAACTTTGGAATTACAATGAATATCAAAAAAACGTACGTATCTGAGCAAACGGAATTTCAAAAGCTGGATATGGTTGAAACGGCAGAATTCGGAAACATGCTGATCCTTGATGGCATGGTTATGACAACGCAAAAAGACGAGTTTGTATACCACGAGATGGTAGCGCACGTACCACTTTTCACACACCCGAACCCGAAGAACGTTTTAGTTGTCGGTGGCGGAGACGGCGGAGTTATCCGTGAAGTGCTTAAGCACCCATCTGTTGAAAAAGCAGTGCTTGTTGAGATCGATGGAAAAGTAATCGAGTACTCTAAAAAGTATTTGCCTGAAATCGCTGGTGAGTTAGAGAACCCGCGTGTTGATGTAAAAGTAGATGATGGTTTCATGCACATCGCGACAAGCGAAAATATGTATGACGTAATCATGGTTGACTCAACTGAGCCTGTTGGACCAGCTGCTAAGCTTTTCGAAAAAGGATTCTATGAAGGAATCTCTAAAGCGTTAAAAGAAGACGGAATCTTTGTTGCTCAAACGGACAACCCTTGGTTCACACCTGAGTTGATCTCTCAAGTATTCAAAGATGTTAGCGAAATTTTCCCGATCACACGTCTTTACACAGCAAACATTCCAACATACCCAAGCGGACTTTGGACGTTCACGATCGGATCAAAGAAACACGATCCGTTAGAAGTGCCTGCTGAGCGTTTCCACGATATCGAAACAAAATATTGGACACCACAGCTTCATACAGCTGCATTCGCACTGCCGAAGTTTGTAAGTGATCTGCTGAAATAA
- the speB gene encoding agmatinase → MRFDEAYSGNVFILSKPDYKSADAVIYGMPMDWTVSFRPGSRFGPARIREASLGLEEYSPYMDKHLEEVNYFDAGDIPLPFGNPQRSLDMIEEYVSTLLNDNKFPLGLGGEHLVTWPVFKALKQKYDDYVVIHIDAHADLREQYEGEVLSHSTPIRKVCNLIGAENVYSFGIRSGMREEFEFAKTSGMHMYKFDVAEPLKKVLPTLKGRNVYVTIDIDVLDPSAAPGTGTAEAGGITSKELLEAIQAIAQADINIIGADLVEVAPIYDSSEQTPIAASKFLREILLGWVK, encoded by the coding sequence ATGCGTTTTGATGAAGCTTATTCTGGAAATGTATTTATTTTAAGTAAGCCAGATTATAAAAGTGCCGACGCTGTTATTTATGGAATGCCGATGGACTGGACAGTATCATTCCGCCCTGGCAGCCGTTTTGGTCCTGCAAGAATCCGCGAAGCTTCTCTTGGTCTGGAAGAGTACAGTCCTTACATGGACAAGCATTTAGAAGAAGTTAATTATTTTGATGCTGGAGATATTCCATTGCCGTTCGGAAACCCGCAGCGTTCTCTTGATATGATCGAAGAGTACGTATCCACTTTGTTGAACGACAACAAGTTTCCATTAGGTCTTGGCGGAGAGCATCTAGTAACATGGCCTGTATTTAAAGCATTAAAGCAAAAATATGATGACTATGTGGTTATTCATATTGACGCACATGCGGACCTTCGCGAACAGTATGAAGGAGAAGTACTTTCCCACTCTACACCGATCCGCAAAGTGTGTAACTTGATTGGAGCAGAAAACGTATATTCATTCGGTATCCGTTCAGGTATGCGCGAAGAGTTCGAATTTGCAAAAACAAGCGGCATGCACATGTACAAGTTTGATGTGGCTGAACCATTGAAAAAAGTTCTTCCTACATTAAAAGGACGCAACGTTTATGTGACGATTGATATCGATGTGCTTGATCCATCAGCAGCACCTGGAACAGGTACAGCTGAAGCAGGCGGAATTACGTCAAAAGAGCTTTTGGAAGCGATCCAGGCAATTGCTCAAGCAGACATCAACATTATTGGAGCTGATTTAGTAGAAGTAGCGCCAATCTACGATTCATCAGAACAAACTCCGATCGCAGCAAGTAAGTTTCTTCGTGAGATCTTACTTGGCTGGGTGAAATAA
- a CDS encoding AmiS/UreI family transporter gives MGAIGLLFSGGALFLNSLMLLGKAEEKSVAFFNILVGLLQVITPIYLIITSDQSNWSMFNNGAVFLFGFTYLYLGATILKGFDSSGLGWYSLWVAMMALVYAAVYYIQENDVLNTFIWVMWAFLWFLFYLSSALKKPYEAYIGKVAFVQSWVTLTLPSLFMLLDLWQIEKLQQIWIYVCAASCLYFAVTAVLYFKTLQKEEVLQEIL, from the coding sequence ATGGGTGCTATTGGATTATTGTTTTCAGGTGGAGCATTATTTTTAAATAGCTTAATGCTGCTTGGAAAAGCGGAAGAAAAAAGTGTCGCGTTTTTTAATATATTGGTCGGACTGCTCCAAGTCATTACTCCAATCTATTTAATAATTACATCCGATCAATCAAATTGGTCGATGTTTAACAATGGAGCCGTCTTTTTGTTTGGTTTTACGTATCTTTATTTAGGAGCGACCATTCTAAAAGGTTTCGATTCTAGCGGACTTGGCTGGTATTCATTGTGGGTGGCCATGATGGCACTCGTTTATGCAGCAGTTTATTACATTCAGGAAAATGATGTTTTGAACACGTTTATTTGGGTGATGTGGGCATTTCTTTGGTTCTTATTCTATCTTTCATCCGCACTTAAAAAACCGTATGAGGCATATATCGGAAAAGTAGCTTTCGTACAATCGTGGGTAACATTAACATTGCCATCCCTTTTCATGCTGCTTGATCTTTGGCAGATCGAGAAGCTTCAGCAGATCTGGATCTATGTATGTGCAGCATCATGCCTATATTTTGCCGTAACAGCCGTTTTGTATTTCAAAACACTGCAAAAAGAAGAAGTACTGCAGGAAATTTTATAA
- a CDS encoding PAS domain S-box protein, whose product MDANVKDMQFVYDFINHLSDPVLLADRNGQIVAGNKKFQLLCGLENCTAGRSVHDLLMIHRENKEGTLLTANGVVPVEIKKGTLPVQDENYHYFVFLLQPAITPSAHEPLLKTIMNIVPDFIGIKDGEGRFVFANEFVGELFDLQGFSFTGKTDADLAAIRPFYREVFEYCIQTDEQVWQAREIVRCDECVPSKDGGTRFFDVYKIPVFNADGSRKNLLVFGREVTEKIESRVLLEESEARYRLLAEHAMDMITTHKPDGTYTYVSPACKALLGRDPEEMIGKTGYGILHPDDEEASLKGHEQLMHGPSSCIVQFRLLHKDGHYVWLETSCKSIADEQGQVTEIIGVTRDISERKKSEAILRQSDKLSIVGQLAASVAHEIRNPLTSLKGFIQFIQENEELDASHYYKIMDKELSRIDQIMSQLLLLAKPQAKLFKETSINELLLFVEALLKPEAVVQDIKFEIDLSEELPFIKAEENELKQVLINLVKNAMDAMEDGGTIHIKAEVFVNKIELTIKDEGCGIPPECLEKIGEPFYTTKEKGTGLGLMVSSKIMKEHKGNLEFSSEVGEGTTVKMILPLP is encoded by the coding sequence GTGGATGCGAATGTAAAAGATATGCAATTTGTATATGATTTCATCAATCATTTGTCAGACCCTGTACTTCTTGCTGATCGTAATGGTCAAATTGTAGCTGGGAATAAGAAGTTTCAGTTGTTGTGCGGTTTAGAAAATTGTACAGCAGGGCGTTCGGTTCATGACCTTTTAATGATTCATAGAGAAAATAAGGAAGGCACGCTGCTGACTGCAAATGGCGTCGTTCCTGTAGAAATAAAAAAGGGAACTTTGCCTGTTCAAGATGAAAATTATCATTATTTTGTATTCTTACTGCAACCTGCGATTACTCCTTCCGCACATGAGCCTTTGCTAAAAACAATCATGAATATCGTACCTGACTTTATAGGAATAAAAGATGGGGAAGGGCGCTTTGTTTTCGCGAACGAATTTGTAGGAGAACTGTTTGATTTGCAAGGATTTTCATTTACTGGAAAGACCGATGCAGACTTAGCTGCGATCCGACCGTTCTATCGCGAAGTTTTTGAGTATTGCATCCAAACAGATGAACAAGTTTGGCAAGCAAGAGAAATTGTTCGATGTGATGAATGTGTTCCTTCAAAAGACGGGGGAACTCGTTTTTTTGATGTGTATAAAATTCCGGTTTTTAATGCAGACGGTTCACGGAAAAACCTCCTCGTTTTTGGACGGGAAGTTACTGAAAAAATTGAATCGAGAGTTCTGCTCGAAGAAAGTGAAGCGAGGTACAGGCTGTTAGCGGAACATGCGATGGATATGATCACAACTCATAAACCAGATGGAACGTACACATATGTTTCTCCTGCTTGCAAAGCGCTTCTAGGCAGAGACCCTGAAGAAATGATCGGGAAAACCGGCTATGGAATTTTGCATCCAGATGATGAAGAAGCATCTTTGAAAGGTCACGAACAACTGATGCATGGTCCTTCCTCTTGCATAGTTCAGTTTAGACTGTTGCATAAAGATGGGCATTACGTGTGGCTTGAAACTTCTTGTAAAAGTATTGCAGATGAACAGGGACAAGTAACAGAAATTATTGGGGTTACCCGGGATATCTCTGAGCGAAAAAAATCAGAAGCGATCCTTAGACAATCGGATAAGCTTTCGATCGTCGGTCAGCTTGCTGCATCTGTCGCACACGAAATCCGTAATCCACTAACTTCACTTAAAGGATTTATCCAGTTCATACAAGAAAATGAGGAACTCGATGCTTCTCACTATTATAAAATCATGGATAAAGAATTGAGTCGAATCGATCAAATCATGAGTCAGCTGCTTTTGCTCGCAAAACCACAGGCGAAATTGTTTAAAGAAACATCAATAAATGAACTGCTTCTTTTTGTAGAAGCGCTTCTGAAGCCAGAGGCAGTTGTTCAAGATATAAAATTTGAAATTGATTTAAGCGAGGAATTGCCGTTCATTAAGGCAGAAGAGAACGAGCTGAAGCAAGTGCTGATCAACCTGGTGAAAAATGCGATGGACGCCATGGAAGATGGGGGCACCATTCATATAAAAGCTGAAGTATTTGTTAATAAAATTGAGCTTACAATAAAAGACGAAGGATGCGGAATCCCGCCTGAGTGCCTCGAAAAAATCGGTGAGCCATTCTACACAACGAAAGAAAAAGGCACAGGACTTGGTCTGATGGTCAGCTCAAAGATTATGAAAGAGCACAAAGGAAATCTTGAGTTTTCTAGTGAAGTAGGAGAAGGAACGACAGTGAAAATGATCCTTCCATTACCATAG
- a CDS encoding NADP-dependent oxidoreductase, whose translation MNNERILLVSRPKGTPAMSDFRYEEAEIPELKGDQVLVKTIYLSVDPYMRGRMNDTKSYVPPFELNEVISGGVVGQVVQSLSSDLAEGDFVIGNLPWQKYNIVNDISVRKLDPNIAPLSANLGVLGMTGLTAYFGLLDIGKPQEGETVVVSGAAGAVGTIVGQIAKIKGARVVGIAGSEEKTAYLKNELGFDEAVNYKTENVREALKAACPDGVDVYFDNVGGEISDEVLSLLNHGARIPICGQIALYNLEKMDVGPRIQSQLLINSALMKGFIVSDYAAHFEEGAMELAKWLMEGKLSYKENIVEGFENTIDAFLGLFKGENTGKQLVKVADPENV comes from the coding sequence ATGAATAACGAACGAATTTTACTTGTGAGCAGACCAAAAGGAACTCCAGCAATGAGTGATTTCAGATACGAAGAGGCTGAAATACCTGAGCTTAAAGGTGATCAAGTACTCGTAAAAACAATCTATTTATCTGTTGACCCCTATATGAGAGGCCGCATGAATGACACAAAATCATACGTACCTCCATTTGAATTAAATGAAGTAATTTCTGGCGGTGTTGTCGGACAAGTCGTACAGTCTCTTTCAAGTGACTTAGCTGAAGGGGATTTTGTCATCGGCAACCTTCCTTGGCAAAAATATAATATCGTAAACGATATTTCGGTGCGAAAACTCGATCCAAACATCGCTCCACTTTCAGCTAACCTTGGTGTTCTTGGCATGACAGGATTAACGGCTTATTTTGGATTACTGGATATCGGGAAGCCTCAAGAAGGTGAAACAGTTGTCGTGAGCGGAGCTGCAGGTGCAGTTGGTACGATCGTTGGACAAATCGCTAAAATTAAAGGCGCTCGCGTTGTCGGAATCGCAGGATCAGAGGAAAAAACAGCCTATTTGAAGAATGAGCTAGGGTTTGACGAAGCGGTTAACTATAAAACAGAGAATGTGCGTGAAGCTTTAAAAGCCGCTTGTCCTGATGGTGTCGACGTTTATTTTGATAATGTCGGCGGAGAAATCTCTGACGAAGTTCTTAGCCTCCTCAATCACGGTGCTCGTATTCCAATCTGCGGGCAGATCGCTCTTTATAACCTTGAAAAAATGGATGTTGGTCCACGTATTCAAAGTCAGCTTCTGATCAACAGTGCCTTAATGAAAGGTTTCATCGTGAGTGATTATGCTGCTCATTTTGAAGAAGGTGCCATGGAACTCGCAAAATGGCTCATGGAAGGCAAGCTTTCTTACAAAGAAAATATCGTTGAAGGCTTTGAAAACACGATCGATGCATTCCTCGGATTATTTAAAGGTGAAAATACAGGAAAACAGCTAGTAAAAGTAGCTGATCCTGAGAATGTATAA
- a CDS encoding DUF1934 domain-containing protein encodes MDQDTELSVALSISSEVHFSGEKEKHHTETEGKLYKKGDVTYLQYKEEIEGAGMVNNVIKITHAGILIIRSGSVSMKQKYLIGQTTKGMYDSPYGQLWMETTTHQMNFRWNQQKQTGELNLSYELVLQGEHTGKHRIKINFQEAK; translated from the coding sequence ATGGATCAAGATACAGAATTGTCTGTTGCGCTTTCGATAAGCTCAGAAGTCCATTTTAGCGGCGAGAAAGAAAAGCATCATACGGAAACCGAGGGCAAACTTTATAAAAAAGGCGATGTCACATACCTGCAGTATAAAGAAGAAATCGAAGGTGCAGGAATGGTTAACAATGTGATTAAAATAACGCACGCTGGAATTCTGATCATTCGCTCAGGCAGTGTATCTATGAAACAAAAATATTTGATTGGCCAGACAACAAAAGGGATGTACGACAGCCCATATGGCCAGCTTTGGATGGAAACGACCACACATCAAATGAATTTTCGCTGGAACCAGCAAAAACAGACAGGGGAACTGAACCTCTCGTATGAACTGGTTCTTCAAGGTGAACATACAGGAAAACATCGGATCAAAATAAATTTTCAGGAGGCAAAATAA
- the argS gene encoding arginine--tRNA ligase yields MNILDQVKQLLKDEIENAAVKAELAKKEELPEVVLEVPKDKAHGDFATNMAMQLARIAKKAPRAIADELVANFDKSKASIAKVEIAGPGFINFYMDNAYLTDLVPTVIKADKDYGRTEYGNNKKIQVEFVSANPTGTLHLGHARGAAVGDSICNILDFAGYEVSREFYINDAGNQINNMAFSIEARYFQALGQDKDMPEDGYHGADIIQFGKDLAAEYGDSLLEKEESERISFFREYGLKRELEKIKNDLAEFRVPFDVWFSETSLYQNGKIDAALEKLKAKDVVYEEEGATWFRTTDYGDDKNRVLIKNDGSFTYLTPDIAYHNDKFDRGFDKLINIWGADHHGYIPRMKAAIQALGYEKEQLDVMIIQLVSLFQNGEKVRMSKRTGKAVTLRELMEEVGIDATRYFFAMRSNDTHLDFDMDLAVSKSNENPVFYVQYAHARVCSMLRQGEEMGLSYTGDLDLSQIDSEKEFELLKKIGEFPAVVTEAADKLLTHRVTNYVFELASALHSFYNAERVLDSENKTKSEARFALMKATQITIQNALNLVGVEAPERM; encoded by the coding sequence ATGAATATCCTTGACCAGGTCAAGCAGCTATTAAAAGACGAAATCGAAAATGCAGCAGTAAAAGCAGAACTTGCTAAAAAAGAAGAGCTTCCAGAAGTTGTTCTTGAAGTACCGAAAGATAAGGCACATGGTGATTTTGCTACAAACATGGCAATGCAGCTTGCACGTATCGCGAAAAAAGCACCACGTGCGATCGCGGACGAATTGGTTGCAAACTTTGATAAATCAAAAGCTTCTATTGCAAAAGTTGAAATCGCGGGTCCTGGTTTTATCAACTTTTACATGGATAATGCTTATTTAACAGATCTTGTTCCGACTGTTATTAAAGCGGATAAAGATTATGGGCGTACAGAGTATGGCAACAATAAAAAGATACAAGTCGAGTTCGTTTCTGCTAATCCTACAGGAACGCTTCATTTAGGGCATGCACGCGGTGCTGCAGTAGGTGACTCGATCTGCAACATTTTAGATTTTGCGGGTTATGAAGTTTCCCGAGAGTTTTATATTAACGATGCAGGAAACCAGATCAACAATATGGCGTTCTCTATTGAAGCACGGTACTTTCAAGCGCTTGGTCAAGATAAAGACATGCCAGAAGACGGCTACCACGGAGCGGATATCATTCAGTTCGGTAAAGACTTAGCTGCGGAATACGGAGATTCTTTACTAGAAAAAGAAGAGAGCGAACGCATCAGTTTTTTCCGTGAATACGGTTTGAAGCGTGAACTAGAAAAGATTAAGAACGATTTAGCGGAGTTCCGTGTACCTTTTGACGTGTGGTTCTCTGAAACTTCTCTCTATCAAAATGGTAAAATCGATGCTGCATTAGAAAAGTTAAAAGCTAAGGACGTTGTTTATGAAGAAGAAGGAGCAACATGGTTCCGTACGACAGATTACGGGGATGACAAAAACCGCGTTCTTATTAAAAATGACGGATCTTTCACTTACTTAACTCCTGATATCGCGTATCATAATGATAAGTTTGACCGCGGATTCGATAAGCTGATCAACATTTGGGGAGCGGACCACCATGGATACATTCCACGTATGAAAGCGGCGATCCAAGCGTTAGGCTATGAAAAAGAACAATTGGATGTCATGATCATCCAACTCGTTTCTCTATTCCAAAACGGTGAAAAAGTTCGAATGAGTAAGCGTACGGGTAAAGCTGTAACATTACGTGAACTGATGGAAGAAGTGGGAATTGACGCAACTCGTTATTTCTTTGCAATGCGTTCCAATGATACTCATCTGGATTTCGATATGGACTTAGCCGTTTCTAAATCGAACGAAAACCCAGTATTCTACGTGCAATACGCACATGCACGTGTTTGCAGCATGCTTCGCCAAGGTGAAGAAATGGGTCTTTCTTATACGGGGGATCTGGATTTATCACAAATCGACTCTGAAAAAGAGTTCGAATTGCTGAAGAAGATCGGTGAATTCCCTGCGGTTGTTACAGAAGCGGCGGATAAGCTTTTAACGCACCGTGTGACAAACTATGTATTTGAACTCGCATCTGCACTTCACAGTTTCTACAATGCAGAGCGTGTACTTGATTCAGAAAACAAAACAAAATCAGAAGCGCGTTTCGCGTTGATGAAAGCAACTCAAATTACGATTCAAAACGCATTGAACCTTGTTGGGGTGGAAGCACCTGAGCGTATGTAA
- a CDS encoding DUF664 domain-containing protein, with translation MHTSNRSRYIIDEIEGYSKDFSILISMMNYAREMTIRHVQDLSIEALDFKINGIGNSIGMLLAHFNAVEKIYQYLSIEGAHLSEEEIDRYAETLEPAISLGEAATVISGNTADFYIEDLKKTREKTLNLFQELPDSWLYETTPWWEGLPSNNYFKWFHVFEDEIAHCGQIRLLKKYYKLSQET, from the coding sequence ATGCATACGTCCAACAGAAGCCGGTATATCATCGATGAGATCGAGGGGTATTCGAAAGACTTTTCCATTTTGATCAGTATGATGAACTATGCGAGAGAAATGACAATAAGACACGTTCAGGATTTATCAATTGAAGCGCTGGACTTCAAAATCAATGGAATAGGCAACTCAATCGGGATGCTGCTTGCTCATTTCAATGCGGTCGAGAAAATCTATCAATATTTAAGCATTGAGGGTGCACACCTATCTGAAGAAGAGATTGACCGATATGCAGAAACACTTGAACCCGCAATAAGTTTGGGGGAAGCAGCGACTGTCATTTCTGGAAACACAGCGGATTTTTACATAGAAGATTTGAAAAAAACGCGCGAAAAAACGTTGAATCTTTTTCAAGAGCTTCCAGATTCCTGGCTATATGAGACGACACCTTGGTGGGAAGGGCTGCCAAGCAATAATTACTTTAAGTGGTTTCATGTTTTTGAAGATGAAATCGCTCATTGCGGACAGATTCGTTTGCTAAAAAAATACTACAAGCTATCGCAGGAAACATAA
- a CDS encoding DUF1427 family protein has translation MKIILLSLITGALVGFVFALFKLPIPAPPALPGIMGIIGIYLGYQFYIWIAANILK, from the coding sequence TTGAAAATTATCCTTTTATCTTTGATCACAGGCGCACTCGTCGGTTTTGTGTTCGCCTTGTTTAAATTACCGATTCCTGCTCCTCCAGCTCTTCCGGGGATTATGGGGATCATCGGTATTTATTTAGGCTATCAATTTTACATTTGGATTGCGGCTAATATTTTAAAATAA
- the uvsE gene encoding UV DNA damage repair endonuclease UvsE, giving the protein MIVSFGFVSTALNIYEASPAKTMTFATYQKREKKEREAQLLSITKNNLQRTLRVLHYCIAHELPLYRMSSSIVPLATHPEAAWNFLKETSEERKEIEHIVKKHDLRTSMHPNQFTLFTSPRKEVTLNAVKDMQYHYDLLKGMGIEDRSYINIHVGGAYGDKESALERFYENIKLLPANVKSRMTLENDDKTFTTEETLGVCEKENIPMMFDYHHYKANSGETPLEELLPRFVQTWENTGRPPKVHLSSPKNEKAYRSHHDFVSLDYVLPFFKMVSNFTDKLDVMIAAKQKDRAALKLIEELSSVRGFKRINGGSILM; this is encoded by the coding sequence ATGATTGTTTCGTTTGGGTTCGTTTCGACGGCCTTAAATATATATGAAGCTTCACCAGCCAAAACGATGACATTTGCAACATATCAAAAACGCGAAAAGAAAGAACGGGAAGCACAGCTGCTTTCGATTACAAAAAACAACCTGCAACGAACATTGCGGGTTCTTCATTATTGTATCGCACACGAACTTCCACTTTATCGGATGTCTTCATCCATCGTTCCATTAGCCACTCACCCTGAAGCGGCATGGAATTTTTTAAAGGAAACCTCTGAAGAGCGGAAAGAAATTGAACACATTGTAAAAAAACATGACTTACGAACAAGCATGCATCCTAATCAGTTCACATTATTCACGAGTCCGCGCAAGGAAGTAACATTGAACGCTGTTAAAGACATGCAATATCATTATGATCTTCTAAAAGGCATGGGGATTGAAGACCGAAGCTACATCAACATTCATGTTGGGGGTGCTTATGGGGATAAAGAGTCTGCCTTAGAACGATTTTATGAAAATATTAAATTGCTGCCGGCTAATGTGAAAAGCCGGATGACACTTGAGAACGATGATAAAACATTCACAACCGAAGAAACATTGGGAGTATGTGAAAAAGAAAATATTCCGATGATGTTTGATTATCATCATTACAAAGCAAATTCTGGTGAAACCCCATTAGAGGAATTATTACCGCGATTTGTACAGACATGGGAAAACACCGGCAGACCGCCTAAAGTCCATCTTTCCTCACCGAAGAACGAAAAAGCGTATAGAAGTCATCACGATTTTGTAAGCTTGGATTATGTCCTTCCGTTTTTTAAAATGGTTTCCAATTTTACAGACAAACTGGACGTTATGATCGCAGCTAAACAAAAAGACCGCGCAGCACTGAAACTCATTGAAGAGCTATCAAGCGTACGCGGTTTTAAGAGGATAAATGGCGGTTCCATTTTGATGTAA
- the cls gene encoding cardiolipin synthase yields MWIVLILAVLCILAGIDFYYGHKRMISLEKPPYCAKGDMQFLSTGYHLFDALFEDVKKASQYIHMQFYIFRDDELGDELCQLLIKKAQQGVEVRLLVDYLGSRSIKKQTISRLEQAGVHFQYSNKPGFPYFLYRTNHRNHRKVTVIDGEIGFIGGYNVGNEYLGKDTKLGDWRDYHLRLNGPIIGGLERTFIDDWNLASGEEIQPKSSNQEMTACLKKDYMLVGSNGKAIYRFFYEKIQRSRKSILIGSPYFVPGKKMNEALLRAIKRGVSVTLLVPMHPDHPLVQEASYRYLEPLLQAGAVIYQFHEGFYHSKVFIFDEVWCDIGTANFDLRSFFFNDELNCIITDKNDIQEVKKGIESDLARSEKLTLKRLKKMRTFWVRLKEGIAFIISPML; encoded by the coding sequence ATGTGGATCGTACTGATACTGGCAGTCCTATGCATTTTAGCAGGGATTGATTTTTATTATGGACACAAAAGAATGATCAGTCTGGAAAAACCTCCTTACTGCGCAAAAGGCGACATGCAATTTTTATCAACTGGTTATCATTTGTTTGATGCCTTATTTGAAGATGTTAAAAAAGCCTCTCAATATATACATATGCAATTTTATATCTTTCGCGATGATGAGCTTGGCGATGAACTTTGCCAGCTATTAATTAAAAAGGCTCAACAAGGTGTCGAAGTACGTTTGCTTGTTGACTATTTAGGCAGCAGATCGATAAAAAAACAAACGATCTCTCGCTTAGAACAAGCAGGGGTTCACTTTCAATACAGCAACAAGCCTGGTTTCCCCTATTTCTTATACCGGACTAACCATCGGAACCATCGGAAAGTAACCGTAATCGACGGTGAAATCGGTTTTATTGGCGGTTATAATGTCGGCAATGAATATTTAGGTAAAGACACAAAACTTGGAGACTGGCGTGATTATCATCTCAGACTGAATGGCCCGATTATCGGCGGATTGGAAAGAACATTTATAGATGATTGGAATCTGGCATCAGGTGAGGAAATACAACCGAAATCTTCAAACCAAGAGATGACAGCCTGCCTAAAAAAAGACTATATGCTTGTAGGTTCAAATGGAAAAGCAATCTACCGGTTCTTTTACGAAAAAATACAACGTTCAAGAAAAAGTATTTTAATTGGTTCACCTTACTTCGTTCCGGGTAAAAAGATGAATGAGGCCTTGCTTCGTGCAATCAAAAGAGGCGTTTCCGTAACGCTGCTCGTACCGATGCACCCCGATCATCCTCTTGTACAGGAAGCTTCTTATCGATATTTAGAGCCTCTTCTGCAAGCAGGTGCTGTTATTTATCAATTTCATGAGGGGTTTTATCATTCTAAAGTTTTTATTTTTGATGAAGTGTGGTGTGATATAGGAACAGCCAATTTTGATCTCAGGAGCTTCTTTTTTAATGACGAACTCAACTGTATCATTACGGATAAGAACGATATCCAAGAAGTAAAAAAAGGCATCGAATCCGACCTTGCCCGCTCCGAAAAATTAACATTAAAACGGTTGAAAAAAATGAGGACGTTCTGGGTGCGGCTAAAAGAAGGCATCGCATTTATCATTTCACCGATGCTCTAA